In one window of Leptospira yasudae DNA:
- a CDS encoding baseplate assembly protein: MRSGFSNDAFDFQERPQSPDSRFASALLATVTEVLPRFRVNVITTFGEPFKKVRTIGPFLKQNGNAHGRAFGIKKDQLVLLEFIAGSYRAPVITQVFPFATKDSDLSNLQSFWSKFSFIDPEKDIIDFHESGYCIRKTTHKIEIYNENQVLVFSLDFENKKAKLKVETLEIEGETTFKGNTKFEGDLTIEGDTDQTGKITVSEDVIIDGIPAKNHGHTYSPGPSPPTKTGPPI; the protein is encoded by the coding sequence ATGAGGTCTGGATTTTCAAACGACGCATTTGACTTTCAAGAACGACCTCAGTCCCCGGACTCAAGGTTTGCCTCCGCGCTACTTGCGACAGTTACCGAGGTTCTACCGCGGTTTCGCGTAAACGTGATAACAACCTTTGGAGAACCGTTTAAAAAGGTTCGAACCATCGGACCTTTTTTAAAACAAAATGGGAATGCACACGGACGAGCGTTTGGAATCAAAAAAGACCAGTTAGTCCTTTTGGAGTTTATCGCAGGTTCCTACCGCGCACCTGTAATCACACAAGTTTTTCCATTCGCTACAAAGGATTCTGATCTTTCCAATCTTCAAAGTTTTTGGTCTAAGTTTAGTTTTATCGATCCTGAAAAAGACATTATCGACTTTCACGAATCCGGTTACTGCATACGAAAAACCACACACAAAATCGAAATCTATAACGAAAATCAAGTTCTTGTATTCTCACTCGACTTCGAAAACAAAAAAGCAAAACTCAAAGTCGAAACTCTGGAAATTGAGGGTGAGACTACATTCAAAGGAAACACAAAATTCGAAGGGGATTTAACGATAGAAGGAGATACGGACCAGACCGGAAAAATCACGGTTAGCGAGGATGTAATCATCGACGGAATTCCTGCCAAAAACCACGGACATACGTATTCACCGGGTCCGTCACCACCTACAAAAACCGGACCGCCGATTTAG
- a CDS encoding baseplate J/gp47 family protein, producing MAAPYVPKIFLEYVTAIQNSLLASGSRLSNFNPGSRISTWIAAIATVLAEGDLRTLNGFYYAIKEGVYNAFGFKRLPGLVSVGLVRIEHLGHTEPITIPVFKLDLFGLEYESIASVTIPVGQTFSEIEIRAKKPGVDYNIRRLSINTLEGLGSVNIELPPNIRIWNPADFAGGTNLESEENRLKRFRNFIISLGRSTKLGIYTAATSIPGIAGVQLTTNCNPYSGAFEIGWINLYVSDGTSNPPQSLLDLVQKTIEGDLKDPENYPGFSAAGTQVAVFRIPVFGITVKFKLQIQKESQLKDEDALNIAQNQITVYLNTLPVGYDVLLKQVEGTILKAHPDFYRVIIEEFYGKLASDPVPNPVPLNSDVVVPSTYLPRTGGTSGGSISGTLERVEPT from the coding sequence GTGGCCGCTCCGTATGTTCCAAAAATTTTCTTAGAATATGTTACCGCGATACAGAACTCGCTTCTTGCTTCCGGTTCACGTCTTTCAAATTTTAATCCAGGTTCAAGAATCTCAACATGGATTGCCGCGATCGCAACAGTCCTCGCAGAAGGGGATCTACGAACCCTTAACGGTTTTTACTACGCGATCAAAGAAGGCGTATACAACGCCTTCGGTTTTAAAAGACTCCCCGGACTTGTATCCGTTGGACTCGTTCGTATCGAACATTTAGGTCATACCGAACCGATCACAATTCCCGTTTTCAAACTCGACCTTTTCGGTCTTGAGTATGAATCGATCGCATCCGTTACTATACCGGTTGGACAAACCTTTAGCGAGATTGAAATCCGGGCAAAAAAGCCAGGAGTCGATTACAATATCCGTAGGCTTTCGATCAATACACTGGAAGGACTTGGTTCGGTAAATATCGAACTTCCGCCAAACATTCGAATATGGAATCCGGCAGACTTCGCTGGTGGAACAAATCTTGAATCCGAAGAAAACAGGTTAAAAAGATTCAGAAACTTTATCATTTCATTAGGTCGTTCGACAAAGCTTGGAATCTATACTGCGGCCACATCGATCCCCGGAATAGCAGGGGTTCAACTAACAACAAACTGCAATCCATATTCGGGTGCGTTCGAAATCGGTTGGATCAATTTGTATGTAAGCGACGGAACCTCAAACCCTCCACAAAGTCTTTTGGATTTGGTTCAAAAAACGATCGAAGGAGACCTAAAAGATCCAGAGAATTATCCCGGATTTTCCGCCGCAGGTACCCAAGTTGCCGTTTTCCGAATTCCGGTCTTTGGTATCACGGTAAAGTTCAAGCTTCAAATCCAAAAAGAATCTCAGCTAAAAGATGAAGACGCGTTAAATATCGCGCAAAATCAAATCACCGTTTACCTGAATACGCTTCCTGTTGGTTACGATGTTCTTTTAAAACAAGTCGAGGGAACTATCCTTAAAGCGCACCCTGACTTTTATCGGGTCATTATCGAAGAATTCTACGGAAAACTTGCAAGTGATCCTGTTCCAAATCCAGTCCCGCTAAACTCTGATGTCGTGGTTCCATCGACGTATCTACCGCGCACAGGTGGAACCTCCGGCGGTTCCATCTCTGGAACGCTTGAACGAGTGGAGCCAACCTAA
- a CDS encoding DUF6171 family protein — protein sequence MKEESLTFSESRLEVCLSCPFVVKRIFSEQCSVCYCFVRLKTKLKSEACPIGRWKRES from the coding sequence ATGAAAGAAGAGTCCTTAACTTTTTCTGAATCCAGACTTGAGGTTTGTCTCTCCTGTCCATTCGTCGTAAAACGAATTTTCTCAGAACAATGCAGCGTTTGTTACTGCTTTGTTCGCCTCAAAACAAAACTAAAATCCGAGGCTTGTCCGATAGGGCGATGGAAAAGAGAATCCTAA
- a CDS encoding ParB N-terminal domain-containing protein, which produces MTLLQKEDITFELAESILDKIHLSMTKQNPLWQEWAMDEEGEPWMEAQLNELSRKALLAVFKSSNKEISKEGCVSLSKEFKTLGAEFLSEFLKAKALFWEEEGEEEELKIQTEKSVCIGFVSNVLKSNPSPAQLKAGNYKKNHVRIQGFDIAIENKKGTYRSGEDRDGKKWKIKIRNDYGYLKRTSGADGDHVDVFLGPDTESEIVFVINQKNKDHSFDEHKVMFGFHDQKAAKQAYLSNYEKGWKGFGSIISLTIDQFKEWLKTGSTKKELKNPKIEFLKSKLSLLKKQNSEQSDFLEDTPLFEVRKTAIFNNKIQDPNQRLSKEQNPYEILNSSLTLIKDSIPRLEKILKAQIGVGRPPAPLNSPSVWSDGKTRIKTEKGWRLRPSGRERKERKPETEKNEKKEETPKTGNPVPTKLPFNKLRVIKQYTAKENYDRDQIDSLKALIKQNGYDPQYPMAVDLKENQWTVVAGHHRYEAIKELVEEGKLPNSFEIHVVPKSFQSTNERLVAQVSENHRRSVNPTDESNAYFEMVENGWDSKTIAEKLGKKVGEIEKRLALKNLSPDLFALISKKDKSLPLGVAEVIGMFGKDKNEKPNHTIQIRAFKWYVENKAKYPGKGPAVVQNYIKELQSGEFDNFDFDSVATNIQKEALRSVGSMEKAATNRKMLDTMLDGIQKTYNRILGDNVNALSQEFSKELAASIAIAADKGVGSASVIGRLGAIIQDLNIIKDSIQSKLKEIEDDSSIGMLFSKSYMFEMEEAITKLNELKQEYSNPIAT; this is translated from the coding sequence TTGACCCTTCTTCAAAAAGAAGATATTACGTTCGAACTCGCAGAATCCATCCTCGACAAGATTCATCTTTCTATGACCAAACAAAACCCACTCTGGCAAGAGTGGGCAATGGACGAAGAGGGAGAGCCTTGGATGGAAGCGCAACTAAACGAGCTTTCCAGAAAAGCACTGCTCGCTGTTTTTAAGTCTTCTAATAAGGAGATTTCAAAAGAGGGATGTGTCTCTTTGTCCAAGGAATTCAAAACGCTGGGAGCCGAATTCCTGAGTGAGTTTTTAAAAGCGAAGGCTCTTTTTTGGGAAGAGGAAGGAGAAGAAGAGGAATTAAAAATACAGACAGAAAAGTCTGTCTGTATTGGGTTCGTTTCGAACGTTTTGAAATCAAATCCATCACCCGCACAGTTAAAAGCGGGGAATTACAAAAAGAATCATGTTCGAATCCAAGGATTCGATATTGCGATCGAGAACAAAAAAGGAACCTATCGTTCGGGTGAAGACAGAGACGGCAAGAAGTGGAAAATAAAGATTCGAAACGATTACGGGTATCTTAAAAGAACTTCCGGTGCCGACGGGGATCATGTTGACGTTTTCCTTGGTCCTGACACCGAATCCGAAATCGTATTCGTTATCAATCAAAAAAACAAAGACCATTCCTTTGATGAACACAAAGTTATGTTCGGTTTTCACGATCAAAAAGCCGCAAAACAAGCGTATCTTTCCAATTACGAAAAAGGTTGGAAGGGTTTTGGAAGTATTATTTCCTTAACAATAGATCAGTTTAAAGAGTGGCTTAAAACCGGTTCCACAAAGAAGGAATTAAAAAATCCAAAGATCGAATTTCTCAAATCAAAACTTTCTCTTCTAAAAAAACAGAATTCAGAACAGTCGGATTTTTTAGAAGATACTCCACTCTTCGAAGTTCGCAAAACAGCGATCTTTAATAACAAAATTCAAGATCCGAATCAAAGATTATCAAAAGAACAAAACCCGTATGAAATTTTAAATTCCTCGCTTACCCTTATCAAAGATTCGATCCCGCGTTTAGAAAAAATTCTGAAAGCGCAAATTGGTGTAGGAAGACCGCCGGCACCACTGAACTCGCCTTCGGTTTGGAGTGACGGGAAAACTCGAATTAAAACGGAAAAAGGTTGGAGACTTCGACCGAGCGGTCGCGAAAGAAAGGAGCGAAAACCGGAAACTGAAAAGAATGAAAAAAAAGAAGAAACTCCGAAAACAGGAAATCCAGTTCCGACAAAACTCCCTTTTAACAAACTTCGAGTCATAAAACAATACACAGCAAAAGAGAATTACGATCGAGATCAAATCGATTCACTGAAAGCCCTTATAAAACAAAACGGATATGATCCTCAGTATCCGATGGCGGTGGATCTAAAAGAAAACCAGTGGACTGTCGTCGCAGGACACCACCGCTACGAAGCAATCAAAGAACTCGTAGAAGAAGGAAAGCTTCCGAATAGTTTTGAGATTCACGTAGTTCCGAAATCTTTTCAATCCACGAACGAAAGACTCGTCGCTCAAGTTAGCGAAAATCACAGGCGATCAGTGAATCCAACCGACGAATCAAACGCATATTTCGAAATGGTAGAGAACGGATGGGATTCGAAAACGATCGCGGAAAAGTTAGGAAAAAAAGTCGGAGAAATCGAAAAGCGTCTAGCTTTAAAAAATCTTAGCCCGGATCTATTTGCTCTCATTTCAAAAAAGGATAAATCGTTACCTCTCGGTGTTGCCGAGGTGATCGGAATGTTTGGAAAAGACAAAAACGAGAAACCAAACCATACGATTCAGATTAGAGCGTTTAAATGGTATGTTGAGAACAAAGCAAAGTATCCGGGAAAAGGTCCGGCAGTAGTTCAAAACTATATCAAAGAACTCCAAAGCGGGGAATTCGATAATTTTGATTTTGATTCGGTAGCGACAAACATTCAAAAAGAAGCTCTGCGGTCCGTCGGTTCAATGGAGAAGGCCGCGACGAATAGAAAAATGCTGGATACAATGCTTGACGGAATCCAAAAAACATATAACCGAATTTTAGGGGATAATGTAAACGCACTTTCCCAAGAATTTTCAAAGGAGCTTGCGGCTTCGATCGCCATAGCCGCAGACAAAGGTGTCGGTTCTGCTTCCGTAATCGGAAGACTTGGGGCGATTATTCAGGATCTTAATATAATCAAGGATTCGATACAATCAAAACTGAAAGAAATCGAAGACGATTCAAGTATAGGAATGCTTTTTTCGAAATCATACATGTTCGAAATGGAAGAAGCGATTACAAAATTGAACGAACTAAAACAGGAATATTCAAACCCGATAGCCACATAG